From Chryseobacterium gallinarum, one genomic window encodes:
- the dusB gene encoding tRNA dihydrouridine synthase DusB, producing MIKIGNIELPEFPLLLAPMEDVSDPPFRRLCKMHGADLMYSEFISSEGLIRDAIKSRKKLDIFDYERPVGIQIFGGDEEAMAMSARIVETVNPDLVDINFGCPVKKVVCKGAGAGVLKDIDLMVRLTKAVVSSTHLPVTVKTRLGWDSTSINIDEVAERLQETGIKALTIHARTRAQMYKGEADWEHISRIKQNPNIEIPIFGNGDIDSPEKALEYKQKYACDGIMIGRAAIGYPWIFNEIKHFFKTGEHLPAPTISDRLLAVRQHAEWSAEWKGERLGLIEMRQHYSNYFRGVPHFKEFRKKFLEVFTLEEMDSLIKETQQFYEEYQEQI from the coding sequence ATGATAAAAATAGGCAATATAGAACTGCCGGAATTTCCGCTTTTACTGGCCCCGATGGAAGATGTAAGCGATCCTCCATTCAGACGTTTGTGTAAAATGCACGGTGCAGACTTGATGTATTCGGAATTTATTTCTTCCGAAGGCTTAATCCGTGATGCCATTAAAAGCCGCAAAAAACTGGATATCTTTGATTATGAGAGACCGGTAGGTATTCAGATTTTTGGTGGAGATGAAGAAGCAATGGCCATGTCTGCGAGAATTGTTGAGACAGTAAATCCGGATCTTGTAGATATCAATTTCGGATGCCCTGTAAAAAAAGTGGTTTGTAAAGGAGCCGGAGCAGGTGTGCTGAAAGATATAGACCTTATGGTACGTCTTACCAAAGCGGTGGTAAGCTCTACTCATTTGCCTGTAACGGTCAAGACCCGTTTAGGCTGGGACAGTACTTCCATTAATATAGATGAGGTGGCAGAACGTCTGCAGGAAACAGGAATCAAAGCTTTAACAATCCATGCAAGAACCCGCGCACAGATGTATAAAGGCGAGGCCGACTGGGAGCATATTTCGAGGATCAAGCAAAATCCCAATATTGAGATCCCTATTTTCGGAAATGGTGATATAGATTCTCCGGAAAAAGCTTTGGAATATAAACAAAAGTATGCATGTGACGGGATTATGATCGGACGTGCTGCAATTGGATATCCCTGGATATTCAACGAAATCAAACATTTCTTCAAAACCGGGGAACATTTACCCGCTCCTACTATTTCAGACCGTTTACTTGCCGTACGTCAACATGCCGAATGGAGTGCGGAATGGAAAGGAGAAAGATTGGGACTGATTGAGATGAGACAGCATTACAGCAACTATTTCCGTGGTGTTCCTCATTTTAAAGAATTCAGAAAAAAATTCCTGGAAGTCTTTACGCTGGAAGAAATGGATAGCTTAATTAAAGAAACCCAACAATTTTACGAAGAATATCAGGAACAGATATAA
- a CDS encoding lamin tail domain-containing protein: MMKRIFTIAGLILITTFSNAQIVINEIYGGNENSGAVLKNNYIVLKNIGTSQVTLSGATIQYAPAVGAFTEYHVLPDITLQPEQTYLIQETAINGGTVSLPTPDFVAGTVFNFDGTSNKSIGLRLSGASGKIALATNRIPVAGPDSSNVIDFVGYGANADQFKGDGPAPSPTTTTAIKRAVSDSNDNKADFSIEGTAKSGFVQNPFIKDGKIVFGTEIRDVKVYDSFRQVVKKAPVKIVSALDITDLPKGTYIVTGTINNIPLSQKIIKD; this comes from the coding sequence ATGATGAAAAGAATCTTTACTATTGCAGGATTGATATTGATAACTACTTTTTCAAACGCACAGATCGTCATCAATGAGATTTACGGAGGCAATGAAAATTCGGGTGCCGTCTTAAAAAATAATTATATAGTTCTGAAAAATATAGGAACAAGCCAGGTTACCTTATCAGGAGCTACCATACAATATGCACCGGCAGTGGGTGCTTTTACAGAGTACCATGTCCTGCCGGATATCACTTTGCAGCCTGAGCAGACTTACCTGATTCAGGAAACAGCAATAAATGGTGGAACAGTCAGTTTACCGACTCCGGATTTTGTTGCAGGAACCGTATTTAATTTTGATGGCACATCCAATAAATCTATAGGCTTAAGATTGTCGGGGGCTTCCGGTAAAATTGCCCTTGCAACCAATAGAATACCAGTAGCAGGACCGGATTCATCCAACGTTATCGATTTTGTTGGCTATGGTGCCAATGCAGACCAATTTAAAGGCGATGGACCTGCACCTTCTCCAACGACGACCACAGCTATAAAGAGGGCTGTGAGTGATAGTAATGATAACAAAGCCGATTTTTCCATTGAAGGGACAGCAAAATCCGGTTTTGTACAGAATCCCTTTATAAAAGATGGTAAAATTGTTTTTGGAACAGAGATCAGGGACGTAAAAGTATATGACAGCTTCAGGCAGGTGGTGAAAAAAGCTCCCGTAAAAATCGTCTCTGCATTGGATATTACAGATCTTCCTAAGGGTACGTATATTGTGACAGGAACAATTAATAATATCCCTCTTTCACAGAAGATCATAAAAGATTAA
- a CDS encoding RHS repeat domain-containing protein has product MMKRFFLLIICFLTINIYAQMQSYNTGITQPVPSVSSLATYAKTPVSFQTGVPDISYSLINVPTNHKLVNISLGLNYHIGNVSNVTGSGEMGMGWSVLGNGVITREILDDFDETFDNASANYYIKNEFNDIYNFNIPGESGKFKVERDIVNNTFHIVKLSPYTSKLEYTRTSNTATLIFDSFTITSDEGIKYHFRDYNISRMRVWLWDQPLEGSITDERNYRSAFYLTSISDEKNQELVKYNYLKDITYTGVGSQIIESETLKLNKIEIKDKGVVEINYSKNEFLDKKIDKFSIESIILKTIDNQFVKKYKFEYAYSVQNPARLLDAIGKVDVNENIIEKIKFDYYPILSDASGGTNTFLDVLKKVRQSTGGNTEYDFELVPSYYTQSLVTTIPRIDLGNVVFSGFDYNDKKYFFTISQNKEITVEFLEDNLSGYPWSVSIFKKEGSNYQLVHGMGPAFEIDPSYPKQQKRTFTSGEYYISLHCSDLMASLNSSVTFKAFYNDIDNPVQTVVLLPSDDKLLRVKKIQYFNENNSFPPNPSAMEEYSYNKFDDEANSSGYYINEGYTVDQKPVNPIVVYRNVKVSNGNGYTKYYFKTADAYPTQPTFDPDRAFWPNFNIMRSGLLEKKEIYSSLNQKLAEETFEYTLEEYNSPMYLSVPRWMGGNFYLRTSWVKNHKVNSKQYFTSGVIEASSEIIRNNINYKISTEKMISYDGSVLTTAYKYAHEKLNQKLINANMISIPLETTIIKKQNANDVSGKILSKTETKYDNPATLLPTSVLSYDIQNPSVTSAEVTYDQYDSKGNLLQYTTKDGISTVIIWGYNGTQPIAKIEGATYGQVQSLASAIITASDTDASAAPNNDETALLSALNTFRNSLSGYPVTTYTYDPLIGVRSITPPSGIRESYIYDSANRLEKVIDANGKVLKEMRYNYKN; this is encoded by the coding sequence ATGATGAAAAGATTTTTTTTACTAATAATATGTTTTTTAACTATAAACATATATGCCCAGATGCAAAGTTATAATACAGGCATTACACAGCCTGTCCCATCAGTTTCTTCGTTAGCAACATATGCTAAAACCCCTGTTTCTTTTCAAACAGGAGTTCCAGATATATCTTACTCTTTAATCAACGTACCTACTAATCATAAACTAGTAAATATAAGCCTTGGACTAAATTACCACATCGGTAATGTTTCCAACGTTACTGGCTCTGGAGAGATGGGAATGGGATGGTCAGTCTTGGGTAACGGAGTAATCACCAGAGAAATTTTGGATGATTTTGATGAAACATTCGATAATGCATCTGCCAATTATTATATTAAGAATGAGTTTAACGATATTTATAATTTTAATATTCCAGGCGAATCAGGAAAGTTCAAGGTTGAGAGAGATATTGTAAACAATACTTTTCATATTGTAAAGCTAAGTCCTTATACTTCAAAGTTAGAATATACTAGAACAAGTAATACTGCTACCCTTATCTTTGATTCCTTTACTATTACAAGCGATGAAGGTATAAAGTATCATTTCCGTGACTATAACATATCCCGGATGAGGGTTTGGCTATGGGACCAGCCTTTGGAAGGATCCATTACCGATGAAAGAAATTATAGAAGTGCGTTTTATCTAACTTCTATATCAGATGAAAAAAATCAGGAATTGGTAAAATATAATTACCTAAAGGATATAACTTATACAGGAGTAGGAAGTCAAATAATAGAATCCGAAACACTCAAACTCAACAAGATTGAAATAAAGGATAAGGGAGTTGTAGAAATAAACTATAGCAAAAATGAATTTTTGGATAAAAAGATTGATAAGTTCAGTATAGAATCTATAATTCTAAAAACAATTGATAATCAATTTGTTAAAAAGTATAAATTTGAATATGCATATTCAGTCCAGAATCCAGCTAGATTATTAGATGCAATCGGTAAGGTCGATGTCAATGAAAATATAATTGAGAAAATTAAATTTGATTACTATCCAATATTAAGTGATGCTTCTGGGGGAACTAATACTTTCTTGGATGTATTAAAGAAGGTTAGACAATCTACAGGAGGTAATACTGAATATGACTTTGAGTTAGTACCGTCTTACTATACACAATCCTTAGTAACAACAATACCAAGAATAGATCTTGGAAATGTAGTGTTTTCTGGATTTGATTATAATGATAAAAAATACTTCTTTACAATTTCCCAAAATAAAGAAATTACTGTTGAATTCCTTGAGGATAATCTTTCAGGCTATCCATGGAGTGTGAGTATCTTTAAAAAAGAGGGAAGCAATTATCAGCTTGTTCATGGAATGGGGCCGGCCTTTGAAATAGATCCTTCTTACCCTAAACAGCAAAAAAGAACATTTACATCTGGAGAATATTATATCTCATTACATTGTTCAGATCTAATGGCCTCTCTCAATAGCTCAGTTACATTTAAAGCTTTTTATAATGATATTGATAACCCTGTCCAAACTGTAGTTTTATTACCTAGCGACGATAAGCTTCTCAGGGTAAAAAAGATCCAGTATTTTAATGAAAATAATAGTTTTCCTCCTAATCCTTCCGCTATGGAAGAATACAGTTATAATAAATTTGATGACGAAGCAAATTCAAGTGGATATTATATTAATGAAGGTTATACTGTAGATCAGAAACCTGTCAATCCTATAGTGGTATATAGAAACGTAAAAGTTTCCAACGGAAATGGTTATACAAAATATTATTTTAAAACAGCAGATGCATATCCTACCCAACCTACCTTTGATCCTGATCGGGCCTTTTGGCCTAACTTTAACATTATGAGAAGTGGTCTTTTGGAAAAGAAAGAAATTTATAGCTCTTTAAACCAAAAACTAGCCGAGGAAACCTTTGAATATACCTTAGAAGAATATAATTCCCCAATGTACCTATCTGTACCAAGATGGATGGGAGGAAACTTTTATTTGAGAACTTCATGGGTGAAAAATCACAAAGTTAATTCAAAACAATATTTTACTTCGGGAGTAATAGAAGCATCCTCAGAAATTATACGGAACAATATCAACTATAAGATAAGTACAGAAAAAATGATTTCATATGATGGTTCTGTTCTGACAACTGCTTATAAATATGCTCATGAAAAATTAAATCAAAAGTTGATCAATGCAAATATGATAAGTATTCCTTTAGAAACGACAATAATAAAAAAGCAAAACGCTAATGATGTTTCCGGAAAAATCCTTTCAAAAACAGAAACGAAATATGACAATCCTGCCACATTACTTCCAACTTCTGTTTTGTCTTACGATATTCAAAATCCTAGTGTAACTTCGGCCGAAGTTACGTACGATCAATATGACTCTAAAGGAAACTTACTCCAGTACACGACAAAAGATGGAATTTCTACAGTCATTATCTGGGGGTACAACGGGACCCAGCCTATTGCCAAGATTGAAGGAGCTACCTATGGGCAGGTTCAGAGTTTAGCATCCGCCATTATCACAGCCTCTGATACCGATGCTTCGGCAGCACCGAATAATGATGAAACAGCTCTGTTATCAGCATTGAATACCTTTAGAAACAGCCTGTCCGGTTACCCGGTTACCACTTACACTTACGATCCTTTGATAGGAGTTCGAAGCATCACCCCACCATCCGGGATAAGGGAAAGCTATATTTATGATTCGGCTAACAGGCTTGAGAAAGTGATTGATGCCAATGGAAAAGTGTTAAAGGAGATGAGATACAACTATAAAAACTAA
- a CDS encoding Lrp/AsnC ligand binding domain-containing protein — MKNSSNTSYHLDSIDKEIIYMLMDNAKTSLAHISKNVGISTTAVHQRIKKLEHAGVIENSISFLNPKKIGYKVISYIGVFLDQPSHYPEVVKSLHDINEVVEAHYTTGNYTIFLKVLCKDNDHLMQILSKLQKLKGVTRTETFISLEQGIYRQLKV, encoded by the coding sequence ATGAAAAATTCGAGCAACACAAGCTACCATTTAGATTCGATCGACAAAGAAATCATCTACATGTTGATGGATAATGCTAAAACTTCTTTAGCCCACATTTCGAAAAATGTCGGGATTTCCACAACAGCAGTACATCAAAGAATCAAAAAACTTGAACACGCAGGCGTTATTGAAAATTCGATTTCATTTCTTAATCCTAAAAAAATTGGATATAAAGTGATTTCGTATATCGGAGTATTCCTGGACCAGCCCAGTCATTATCCGGAAGTGGTGAAATCCCTGCATGACATTAATGAAGTGGTGGAAGCCCACTATACAACAGGAAATTATACCATCTTTCTTAAAGTCCTTTGTAAAGATAATGACCACTTGATGCAGATTCTTAGTAAACTTCAGAAGCTAAAAGGAGTGACAAGAACAGAAACTTTTATATCTTTGGAACAAGGTATTTACAGACAATTGAAAGTATAA
- the deoC gene encoding deoxyribose-phosphate aldolase, giving the protein MNIARYLDSTYLKTPEQSGISHEETLQKDKELAQEAIDNGIFAVMIRPDYVSEIKKYIQERNSNVAVGTVIGFHEGTYSVDDKLAEASKAIEDGADELDFVINYEAYLQGKTELVKDEFVRCSQLGLKHNKIVKWIIEIAALTDVQIADLTKNISNWAEENFQENDLSRIFVKSSTGFYQTHDGKPNGATFEGIRIMLDNAGKLPVKAAGGVRTPEDAEKMINLGVKRIGTSSALALLKNQSSSEGY; this is encoded by the coding sequence ATGAATATAGCCAGATATTTGGATTCAACCTACCTGAAGACACCTGAACAATCAGGAATTTCACATGAAGAAACGCTTCAGAAAGATAAAGAACTTGCTCAGGAAGCTATTGATAACGGGATTTTTGCCGTGATGATCCGTCCGGATTATGTCTCTGAAATTAAAAAGTATATCCAGGAAAGAAATTCAAATGTGGCAGTGGGAACTGTAATAGGTTTTCATGAAGGAACCTATTCTGTTGATGATAAATTGGCAGAAGCATCAAAGGCAATTGAAGACGGTGCAGATGAATTAGATTTTGTAATAAATTATGAAGCCTATCTTCAGGGAAAAACAGAATTAGTAAAAGATGAATTTGTAAGATGCTCTCAACTTGGCTTGAAGCACAACAAAATCGTTAAATGGATCATTGAAATTGCTGCTTTAACAGACGTACAAATCGCTGATCTTACTAAAAATATTTCCAATTGGGCGGAAGAAAATTTCCAGGAAAATGATTTATCCAGGATTTTTGTGAAATCGTCTACCGGCTTCTATCAGACGCACGATGGTAAACCTAATGGGGCAACATTTGAAGGGATCAGGATTATGCTGGATAATGCAGGAAAGCTGCCTGTAAAGGCTGCCGGAGGAGTAAGAACCCCTGAAGATGCTGAAAAGATGATTAATCTCGGAGTAAAAAGAATCGGAACTTCTTCAGCATTAGCTTTACTTAAAAACCAATCATCATCAGAAGGATACTAA
- a CDS encoding T9SS type A sorting domain-containing protein — protein MKKLYSLAVLCLTSFAFGQISLPTMNTAYTQNFDDLANTGTGSLNLSGSLTGWSISETGANANTTYTADTGSSNAGDTYSYGSAGSPDRALGAIASGNLLSRWGAQFKNDTGSEITSLLVSYTGEEWRLGFTNRGTNDQITFEYSTDATSLTTGTWTAVSALTYNSTNITGTAGAKDGNNANFRTALSATITGLNIPAGQTFWIRFVDVNISGTDDGLAIDDFSLTPQSGSSLATIDNKVSHATFVKNTIVGDEIYFGAHSDVKIFNMYGQVVKTASVKQNGSINVADLAKGNYIVTGTINNAPVSQKILKD, from the coding sequence ATGAAAAAACTTTATTCTTTAGCAGTGCTTTGTTTAACGAGTTTCGCATTTGGACAAATTAGCTTGCCCACTATGAATACTGCGTATACACAAAATTTTGACGATCTTGCCAATACAGGAACAGGCTCCTTAAATTTATCCGGCAGCCTGACAGGTTGGAGCATTTCAGAAACAGGTGCCAATGCCAATACAACATATACAGCTGATACAGGAAGCTCAAATGCAGGTGATACATACAGCTATGGTTCTGCAGGAAGCCCCGACAGGGCACTGGGAGCCATTGCAAGTGGAAACTTGTTATCAAGATGGGGTGCACAGTTTAAAAACGATACAGGAAGCGAAATTACCAGCTTATTGGTATCTTATACCGGAGAGGAATGGAGATTGGGATTCACGAATAGAGGGACTAATGATCAAATAACATTTGAATACAGTACCGATGCTACATCACTGACTACAGGAACATGGACAGCTGTATCTGCTTTAACCTACAACAGTACGAATATTACCGGAACTGCAGGAGCAAAAGATGGGAACAATGCTAATTTCAGAACAGCACTTAGTGCAACGATTACAGGATTAAATATTCCTGCAGGACAAACGTTTTGGATCAGGTTTGTTGACGTAAATATTTCCGGAACCGATGATGGTCTTGCTATAGATGATTTTTCTTTAACACCTCAGTCAGGATCTTCACTGGCTACCATTGACAATAAGGTTTCCCATGCAACTTTTGTGAAAAATACAATTGTTGGAGATGAAATATATTTTGGCGCCCATTCAGATGTAAAAATTTTCAATATGTACGGACAAGTTGTGAAAACAGCATCTGTAAAACAAAATGGAAGTATAAACGTAGCTGATCTGGCCAAAGGAAACTACATTGTAACAGGAACTATCAACAATGCCCCGGTATCCCAGAAGATATTGAAAGACTAA
- a CDS encoding endonuclease/exonuclease/phosphatase family protein: MLMELFSFYNVENLFLPDPKPIHKLDPTQSGLRNWDEKRYKNKLFKISHVFQLMKEENGVMPFIIGLSEVSGRKVLEDLVKMEPFNSEYGIVHYNSMDERKVDVAMLYDKNKVEVIDSETITFFFEILNKNTGNYDTTRDVLFSKIKYEGELINVFIAHLPSKREKDINQPKRTFILNEIRERIMKIVNAEKEHVILCGDFNENPDDENLVKILYNNDHEKVLMNPFLELFSTRNYSTFHYKSGLLYDQIIMSRSFLNNNTLVFQDAHVFNSEKIRSRTRKFEDRPFRTYAGTRYLGGYSDHFPVFVKFKRLP, encoded by the coding sequence ATGCTGATGGAATTGTTTTCTTTTTACAATGTTGAAAATTTATTTTTACCTGATCCCAAGCCAATCCATAAATTGGATCCAACGCAATCAGGTTTAAGAAACTGGGATGAAAAGAGATATAAAAACAAGCTTTTTAAAATCTCGCACGTATTTCAATTGATGAAGGAGGAAAATGGTGTAATGCCATTCATAATCGGATTATCTGAAGTTTCCGGAAGGAAAGTTTTGGAAGATCTAGTGAAGATGGAACCTTTTAATTCAGAATACGGAATTGTACATTACAATTCTATGGATGAAAGAAAGGTAGATGTAGCAATGTTATATGACAAAAATAAAGTAGAGGTTATTGATTCTGAAACCATTACTTTCTTTTTTGAAATATTGAATAAAAACACAGGAAATTACGATACAACCAGGGACGTACTTTTTTCAAAAATAAAATATGAAGGAGAATTGATTAATGTCTTTATCGCGCATCTTCCCTCTAAGCGGGAAAAAGACATCAACCAACCCAAAAGAACCTTTATATTGAACGAGATCCGGGAACGGATCATGAAAATTGTGAATGCTGAAAAGGAACATGTCATATTGTGTGGTGATTTTAACGAAAACCCGGATGATGAAAATTTAGTAAAAATTCTCTATAACAATGATCATGAGAAGGTTTTGATGAACCCTTTTCTTGAATTGTTTTCTACAAGAAATTATTCTACTTTTCATTATAAGTCTGGCTTACTGTATGATCAGATTATTATGTCGAGATCATTTCTCAACAATAATACGCTGGTTTTTCAGGATGCTCATGTGTTTAATTCTGAGAAAATCAGAAGCAGAACCAGGAAATTTGAAGACAGACCTTTTCGAACTTATGCCGGAACACGGTATTTAGGTGGGTATAGTGATCACTTTCCTGTTTTTGTAAAATTTAAAAGACTACCATAA
- a CDS encoding T9SS type A sorting domain-containing protein, producing MKKFYMSAFTLCIIFSASAQEVVWQKDIKSSTQDFLSQVTTTIDQQYLITGSSIQAGSRKQGAGNAASQNNGYDFHLVKLNQQGEQVWDKYFSGQNHDYLSATVTTQDGGFLLAGTSYSGKGLDKKDDSKGGSDIWLIRINEFGDELWQKTLGSPSDEEARAVIQTTDSGFFVAGNVQNSSKGYGSKDVWIVRLDKEGKELSQLILGGKGLDEVEKMIPTKDGGALLGIYSRSSEVKAGSGKQEAGGNVKIDSYSKFSSNYGEGDYWIIKLNKAGKVEWEKNYGGKGDDHLRTLALTSSGYIIGGESRSERSGNKTVGIEEGTDLWLIALNERGEEEWQKAYNFKNRDILMGMSVIGGELEAGSGKSTKGILLGGYTQAEGRIEKDDETFWMLYLDGNGNEQWRKHVGGESRKREERLSDLKLNRDGSIILAGTSAEELGKENWKIVKLGDKQVDQLIEKYDIKIYPNPVSDYAYIEIGVDFKEAEILLYDMSGRQLQSLKTKNKVTKINTQALIQGAYLVTIKTDTNKTANAKLIKK from the coding sequence ATGAAGAAATTCTACATGAGTGCATTTACCTTATGCATAATTTTTAGTGCGTCGGCCCAGGAAGTGGTTTGGCAGAAAGACATCAAATCCTCAACGCAGGACTTCCTAAGCCAGGTGACCACCACAATAGACCAGCAGTACCTTATCACAGGCAGCAGTATTCAGGCGGGAAGCCGGAAGCAGGGAGCAGGAAATGCTGCCAGCCAGAACAACGGCTATGATTTCCACCTGGTAAAATTAAACCAGCAGGGAGAACAGGTCTGGGATAAGTATTTCTCAGGACAGAACCATGATTATTTGTCAGCCACTGTAACCACGCAGGATGGGGGCTTCCTTTTAGCCGGGACCTCGTATTCCGGGAAAGGGCTGGATAAAAAGGACGATTCCAAAGGAGGCTCTGATATCTGGCTGATCAGAATTAATGAATTCGGGGATGAACTATGGCAGAAAACTTTGGGAAGCCCTTCCGATGAAGAAGCCAGGGCAGTGATTCAAACTACAGATTCAGGATTTTTTGTAGCGGGAAATGTACAAAACTCTTCTAAGGGTTACGGTTCCAAAGATGTCTGGATAGTAAGACTTGATAAAGAGGGAAAAGAATTATCACAACTGATTTTAGGAGGAAAAGGTTTAGACGAAGTTGAAAAAATGATTCCCACGAAAGACGGTGGGGCTTTGTTAGGTATCTATTCCAGAAGTTCCGAAGTAAAGGCTGGAAGTGGGAAGCAGGAGGCTGGAGGTAATGTGAAGATCGACTCTTATTCCAAATTCAGCAGCAACTATGGTGAAGGCGATTACTGGATTATAAAACTGAATAAAGCCGGAAAGGTAGAATGGGAAAAGAACTATGGAGGGAAAGGAGATGATCATTTGAGGACCCTGGCATTGACCTCCAGCGGCTATATCATCGGAGGAGAATCCAGATCGGAAAGATCAGGAAATAAAACAGTAGGAATAGAGGAAGGAACAGACCTTTGGCTAATTGCCCTTAATGAGAGAGGAGAAGAAGAGTGGCAAAAAGCCTACAACTTTAAAAACCGGGATATTCTGATGGGGATGAGTGTGATAGGTGGGGAGTTGGAAGCAGGAAGCGGGAAATCTACCAAAGGAATTTTATTGGGCGGCTATACCCAGGCAGAAGGAAGGATTGAAAAGGACGATGAAACTTTCTGGATGCTGTACCTGGATGGAAATGGCAATGAGCAGTGGAGAAAACATGTGGGAGGAGAATCGAGGAAAAGAGAGGAAAGGCTCTCAGACTTGAAGCTCAACAGGGATGGTTCTATTATCCTGGCGGGAACCAGCGCAGAAGAGTTGGGAAAAGAAAACTGGAAGATTGTAAAGCTTGGAGACAAGCAGGTTGATCAGTTAATTGAAAAATATGACATTAAGATTTATCCTAACCCAGTGTCAGATTATGCGTATATAGAAATCGGCGTTGATTTCAAGGAAGCTGAGATTTTGTTGTATGATATGAGTGGAAGACAGCTTCAGAGTTTGAAAACCAAGAATAAGGTCACGAAAATAAATACCCAGGCTTTGATCCAGGGAGCTTATCTGGTGACGATAAAGACTGATACTAATAAAACGGCGAATGCTAAACTGATAAAAAAATAA
- the pyrF gene encoding orotidine-5'-phosphate decarboxylase, with amino-acid sequence MESKKEFFLECYKLGIIKFGRFTLKSGIESPFYVDLRPLASDPKILKNLANYLLEMLPLDNFDLICGVPYAALPMATAMSLESYIPLIIKRKEAKSYGTKKLIEGIYQKGQNCLLVEDVITSGKSLVETIAEVEQEDLKVSDIVVVLDREQGGKQLLESKGYRVHTLFNISEVCGILQENGELSDEEVARIQDFLKGNHIQFEEEIRPSYEQKLQNAQHSVSKKLLETALAKQSNLIASADVTTTQELLDLAEKVGPHIIALKTHIDIISDFEYEKTILPLKAIAAKHQFLLMEDRKFADIGNTQELQFTSGVFKITDWADFVTSQVIGGFESLDCFTNVGVVAIVGMSSKGTLTTASYREEALKVALSHPNVIGGVSQNKIPEELLLFTPGVNLADSGDGKGQQYNTPEHVFTTLHTDFIIVGRGIYKSDDPEASAVTYKNEGWNAYIKSLEKKAIQN; translated from the coding sequence ATGGAAAGTAAAAAAGAATTCTTCTTGGAATGCTACAAACTAGGCATCATCAAATTCGGTAGGTTTACTCTGAAAAGCGGCATTGAAAGTCCTTTTTATGTAGATTTAAGACCGTTGGCTTCAGATCCCAAAATCTTAAAAAATCTTGCTAATTATTTATTGGAAATGCTTCCGCTGGATAATTTTGATTTAATCTGTGGAGTTCCTTATGCTGCCCTTCCAATGGCCACTGCTATGTCACTGGAGAGCTATATTCCATTAATTATTAAAAGAAAAGAAGCGAAGAGTTATGGTACTAAAAAGCTGATTGAAGGAATCTATCAAAAAGGCCAGAACTGCCTTTTAGTAGAAGATGTGATCACTTCCGGAAAATCATTGGTGGAAACCATTGCTGAAGTTGAACAGGAAGATCTTAAGGTTTCTGATATCGTTGTGGTACTGGACAGAGAACAGGGAGGAAAACAACTATTGGAAAGCAAAGGATACAGGGTACATACCCTTTTCAACATTTCAGAAGTTTGTGGAATTCTTCAGGAAAACGGAGAATTATCTGATGAAGAGGTTGCAAGAATCCAGGATTTTCTTAAAGGAAACCACATTCAGTTTGAAGAAGAAATCAGACCATCTTATGAACAAAAGCTTCAAAACGCACAACATTCGGTTTCGAAAAAATTACTGGAAACAGCCCTGGCAAAACAATCCAACCTGATTGCTTCTGCGGATGTTACCACAACTCAGGAATTATTAGATTTAGCTGAAAAAGTCGGTCCGCATATTATTGCATTAAAAACGCACATCGATATTATTTCGGATTTTGAATATGAAAAAACAATCCTTCCTTTAAAAGCGATTGCTGCAAAACACCAGTTCTTATTAATGGAAGACCGCAAGTTTGCAGATATCGGAAATACTCAGGAACTTCAGTTTACCAGTGGTGTTTTTAAAATTACAGACTGGGCAGACTTTGTAACCTCACAGGTTATCGGAGGTTTTGAATCCTTAGACTGTTTCACGAATGTAGGGGTGGTAGCCATTGTAGGTATGTCTTCAAAAGGTACCTTAACTACCGCCAGCTATCGTGAGGAAGCATTAAAAGTTGCCTTATCCCACCCTAACGTTATCGGGGGAGTGTCACAGAATAAGATCCCTGAAGAACTATTATTATTTACACCAGGGGTTAATTTAGCTGATTCAGGGGACGGAAAAGGACAGCAGTACAATACTCCCGAACACGTCTTTACAACACTTCATACGGATTTCATTATCGTAGGAAGAGGAATTTATAAATCGGATGATCCTGAAGCTTCTGCCGTTACATATAAAAATGAAGGATGGAACGCCTATATTAAATCTTTGGAAAAAAAAGCAATTCAAAATTAA